A part of Fusarium oxysporum Fo47 chromosome III, complete sequence genomic DNA contains:
- a CDS encoding ergosterol biosynthesis ERG4/ERG24, which translates to MAVKDKQPASEEQHGYEFFGPPGAFVISFFLPILVYVFNFVCNDISGCPAPSLLHPKTLSLDALKHEVGWPSNGVAGLVSWKGTAAVIGYNVLSLILYRVLPAVEVEGTELRSGGKLKYRFNTLYSSTFTLAVLAAGTAAQGAEFPVWTFMSENFIQILSANIIYSYLVSTFVYVRSFSVKPGNKENRELAAGGHSGNMLYDWFIGRELNPRISIPLIGEVDIKEFLELRPGMMGWIIMNCSWCAQQYRNYGFVTDSSILITAVQALYVFDSWWNEPAILTTMDITTDGFGMMLAFGDIVWVPYVYSLQTRYLSVHPVSLGPLGLAGMLGLIGLGFYIFRSANNEKNRFRTNPDDPRISHLKYIQTQKGSKLLTTGWWGIARHINYLGDWIQSWPYCLPTGIAGYQILSAGTHAEGAWVMRDGREVIRGEAKGWGMLITYFYILYFAILLIHRERRDDDKCHRKYGKDWEEYRKIVRYRIIPGIY; encoded by the exons ATGGCTGTCAAAGATAAACAGCCGGCTTCAGAGGAGCAACACGGCTATGAGTTCTTTGGCCC TCCCGGCGCCTTTGTCATCTCGTTCTTCCTCCCCATCCTCGTATACGTCTTCAACTTCGTCTGCAACGACATCTCGGGATGCCCCGCGCCATCTCTGCTTCACCCCAAGACCCTATCGCTCGATGCCTTGAAACACGAAGTCGGATGGCCCAGCAATGGCGTCGCTGGCCTGGTCAGCTGGAAGGGAACCGCCGCTGTGATCGGATACAATGTCCTCTCCCTGATCCTCTACCGGGTTCTTCCCGcggttgaagttgagggcaCCGAGTTGCGCTCTGGAGGAAAACTCAAGTACCGATTTAACA CTTTGTACTCTAGCACCTTCACCCTGGCTGTCCTTGCCGCTGGAACCGCTGCTCAGGGTGCCGAGTTTCCGGTCTGGACCTTCATGTCGGAGAACTTCATTCAGATCCTTTCCGCCAACATCATCTACTCCTACCTCGTGTCCACCTTCGTCTACGTTCGAAGCTTTAGCGTTAAGCCCGGAAATAAGGAGAACCGCGAGCTTGCTGCCGGAGGCCACTCCGGAAACATGTTGTATGATTGGTTCATCGGTCGTGAACTGAACCCCCGTATTTCGATCCCTCTCATCGGTGAGGTTGACATCAAGGAGTTCCTTGAGCTTCGACCTGGAATGATGGGCTGGATTATCATGAACTGTTCTTGGTGCGCTCAGCAGTATCGCAACTATGGTTTCGTGACGGATAGCTCTATCCTCATCACCGCTGTTCAGGCTCTGTATGTCTTCGACTCTTGGTGGAACGAGCCCGCGATCTTGACGACCATGGACATCACCACCGATGGCTTCGGTATGATGTTGGCTTTTGGCGATATTGTTTGGGTGCCATATGTCTACTCGCTGCAGACCCGATATCTCTCCGTTCACCCTGTCTCTCTCGGCCCTCTCGGACTAGCCGGTATGCTGGGTCTCATCGGCCTTGGCTTCTACATCTTCCGCTCAGCCAACAACGAGAAGAACCGCTTCCGAACCAACCCCGACGATCCCAGAATCTCTCACCTCAAGTACATCCAGACCCAGAAGGgcagcaagcttctcacAACAGGCTGGTGGGGAATCGCTCGTCACATCAACTACCTGGGCGATTGGATCCAGTCGTGGCCCTACTGTCTTCCCACCGGTATCGCCGGGTATCAGATTCTCAGCGCCGGAACTCATGCCGAGGGCGCGTGGGTTATGCGAGACGGTCGAGAGGTTATCCGGGGCGAAGCTAAGGGATGGGGCATGCTCATCACCTACTTCTACATCCTGTACTTTGCTATCCTCCTCATTCACCGTGAGCGACGTGACGACGACAAGTGCCACCGCAAGTACGGCAAGGACTGGGAGGAGTACCGCAAGATTGTTCGATACCGAATCATCCCTGGTATCTACTGA
- a CDS encoding mannose-6-phosphate receptor binding domain-containing protein — MRFQALPFALSLLGSASAQVAEQPTTTIQVPQCTATSHTGMGGFFDLRPDMAVVPDENTKKYAVTKDYFSKGYDYGKNFTLNICGPVVEPVTNVVGVEPPLWQNVSAYYMVGGEVFSIGFESMDLQSRGRKLVLQYTGGSPCGADVNKTEPIYERSAQRDSYLEDENDLTAYTPVPEPEEPAEEEPKPKDKRRRKSTTISFHCDRDPTTTSASVSFVGTDPDECAYFFEVRSSHACAHAEPHKPGSVGPGSIFGLIVVIAVLVYFLGGIFYNRTVTHARGWRQLPNYSLWAGIWSFICVRRPLPGSKPERYSP, encoded by the exons ATGCGCTTCCAAGCATTACCATTCGCTTTATCGTTACTCGGTTCGGCGAGCGCTCAAGTCGCAGAGCAACCGACAACCACGATCCAAGTCCCACAATGTACAGCAACTTCACATACCGGCATGGGCGGCTTCTTCGATCTACGACCAGATATGGCCGTCGTGCCCGATGAGAACACAAAGAAGTACGCCGTGACAAAGGACTACTTCTCAAAGGGCTACGACTACGGAAAGAACTTCACATTAAACATCTGCGGTCCGGTCGTGGAGCCAGTCACAAACGTCGTTGGTGTCGAGCCGCCTTTGTGGCAGAACGTGAGCGCTTATTACATGGTGGGAGGCGAGGTCTTCTCAATAGG TTTCGAATCAATGGATTTACAGAGCCGTGGTCGCAAGTTGGTTCTTCAATACACAGGGGGCTCTCCTTGCGGCGCCGACGTCAACAAGACGGAACCTATCTACGAACGATCCGCCCAGCGCGACTCGTACCTCGAGGATGAGAACGACTTGACGGCTTACACGCCCGTTCCGGAACCCGAGGAGCCCGCTGAGGAGGAACCGAAGCCAAAGGACAAGCGAAGACGCAAGTCGACGACCATTTCGTTCCACTGCGATCGAGACCCAACCACGACCTCTGCCAGCGTCTCCTTTGTCGGCACAGATCCAGACGAATGCGCCTATTTCTTTGAGGTCCGATCCTCGCACGCATGCGCCCACGCAGAGCCACATAAGCCCGGTAGCGTCGGCCCAGGCAGCATCTTCGGACTCATCGTCGTGATCGCGGTGCTCGTGTACTTCCTCGGCGGCATCTTCTACAACCGAACGGTGACCCATGCGCGCGGCTGGCGACAACTCCCCAACTACAGCTTATGGGCGGGAATCTGGAGCTTCATCTGCGTGCGTCGTCCCCTCCCCGGCTCCAAGCCCGAGCGATACTCTCCCTGA